In one window of Escherichia coli DSM 30083 = JCM 1649 = ATCC 11775 DNA:
- the hcaT gene encoding 3-phenylpropionate MFS transporter, translated as MVLQSTRWLALGYFTYFFSYGIFLPFWSVWLKGIGLTPETIGLLLGAGLVARFLGSLLIAPRVSDPSRLISALRVLALLTLLFAVAFWAGAHVAWLMLVMIGFNLFFSPLVPLTDALANTWQKQFPLDYGKVRLWGSVAFVIGSALTGKLVSMFDYRVILALLTLGVASMLLGFLIRPTIQPQGASRQQESTGWSAWLALVRQNWRFLACVCLLQGAHAAYYGFSAIYWQAAGYSASAVGYLWSLGVVAEVIIFALSNKLFRRCSARDMLLISAICGVVRWGIMGATTALPWLIVVQILHCGTFTVCHLAAMRYIAARQGSEVIRLQAVYSAVAMGGSIAIMTVFAGFLYQYLGHGVFWVMALVALPAMFLRPKVVPSC; from the coding sequence ATGGTTTTGCAATCCACGCGCTGGTTGGCGCTCGGCTATTTCACATACTTTTTTAGTTACGGCATTTTTCTACCTTTCTGGAGCGTCTGGCTTAAAGGGATTGGTTTAACGCCAGAAACCATCGGCCTGTTATTGGGGGCGGGTCTGGTTGCCCGTTTCCTCGGGAGTTTGCTCATCGCGCCCCGCGTCAGCGATCCTTCCCGCCTGATTTCCGCCTTGCGCGTGCTGGCACTGCTGACACTTCTCTTTGCTGTCGCCTTCTGGGCGGGGGCGCACGTAGCGTGGCTGATGCTGGTGATGATTGGCTTTAACCTCTTTTTCTCACCGCTGGTACCGTTGACCGATGCACTGGCGAATACGTGGCAAAAGCAGTTCCCGCTTGATTACGGCAAAGTGAGACTGTGGGGCTCGGTGGCGTTTGTCATTGGCTCGGCGCTGACGGGCAAACTGGTCAGTATGTTTGATTATCGGGTGATCCTCGCGCTGTTGACGTTGGGCGTGGCATCCATGCTGCTCGGCTTTCTCATCCGTCCGACGATTCAGCCACAAGGGGCAAGCCGCCAGCAGGAGAGCACCGGCTGGTCTGCGTGGTTGGCGTTGGTTCGCCAGAACTGGCGCTTTCTGGCCTGCGTTTGTTTATTGCAGGGGGCACATGCGGCCTATTACGGTTTTAGCGCCATTTACTGGCAGGCAGCTGGCTACTCGGCCTCGGCGGTGGGGTATTTGTGGTCGCTGGGCGTGGTGGCGGAAGTCATTATCTTTGCGCTGAGTAATAAACTTTTCCGCCGTTGTAGTGCACGCGATATGCTGTTGATCTCGGCGATTTGCGGCGTAGTGCGCTGGGGCATTATGGGAGCAACTACGGCGTTGCCGTGGTTGATAGTGGTGCAAATTCTGCATTGCGGTACCTTCACGGTCTGCCACCTGGCTGCCATGCGCTATATTGCTGCTCGCCAGGGTAGCGAAGTCATCCGTTTACAGGCGGTTTACTCTGCCGTCGCGATGGGCGGCAGTATCGCCATCATGACC
- the yphB gene encoding aldose 1-epimerase: MTIYTLSHGPLKLDVSDQGGVIEGFWRDTTPLLRPGKKSGVATDASCFPLVPFANRVSGNRFVWQGREYQLQPNVEWDAHYLHGDAWLGQWQCVSRSEDSLCLVYEHRSGVYHYRVSQAFHLTADTLTVTLSVTNKGAETLPFGTGWHPYFPLSPQTRIQAQASCYWREQEQWLAGEFCEQLPQELDFNQLAPLPRQWVNNGFAGWNGQARIEQPQEGYAIIMETTPPAPCYFIFVSDPAFDKGYAFDFFCLEPMSHAPDDHHRPEGGDLIALAPGESTISEMSLRVALL; this comes from the coding sequence ATGACCATCTATACCTTATCTCACGGGCCGCTAAAGCTGGACGTTTCTGATCAGGGCGGCGTAATCGAAGGCTTCTGGCGCGATACGACGCCGCTGCTACGTCCTGGTAAAAAAAGCGGTGTGGCAACCGATGCCTCTTGTTTTCCGCTGGTGCCGTTTGCAAACCGGGTGAGCGGTAATCGTTTTGTCTGGCAGGGACGTGAATATCAACTACAACCGAATGTTGAGTGGGATGCGCACTATCTACACGGTGATGCCTGGCTGGGGCAGTGGCAATGTGTCTCGCGCAGCGAAGATAGCTTGTGTCTGGTGTATGAACATCGCAGCGGTGTTTATCACTATCGGGTAAGTCAGGCGTTTCATTTAACGGCAGATACGCTGACGGTGACGCTCTCTGTCACCAATAAAGGGGCAGAGACGCTGCCATTTGGTACCGGCTGGCATCCTTATTTTCCGTTGTCACCACAAACGCGGATTCAGGCGCAGGCGAGCTGTTACTGGCGGGAGCAGGAGCAGTGGCTGGCGGGTGAGTTTTGCGAGCAGCTACCGCAGGAACTGGATTTTAACCAGCTCGCGCCGTTACCGCGCCAGTGGGTAAACAATGGTTTTGCCGGATGGAATGGTCAGGCCCGCATCGAGCAGCCGCAGGAGGGTTATGCCATCATCATGGAAACGACGCCGCCTGCACCGTGTTATTTCATCTTTGTTTCCGACCCGGCGTTTGATAAAGGATATGCGTTTGATTTCTTCTGTCTGGAACCGATGAGCCATGCGCCGGATGACCATCATCGTCCGGAAGGTGGTGACCTCATTGCGCTTGCACCAGGGGAATCAACAATTTCAGAGATGTCGTTGCGGGTTGCGTTGCTGTAA
- the yphA gene encoding DoxX family protein produces the protein MNSLRYFDFGTARPVLLLIARIAVVLIFIIFGFPKMMGFGGTVQYMASLGAPMPMLAAIIAVVMEVPAAILIVLGFFTRPLAVLFIFYTLGTAVIGHHYWDMTGDAVGPNMINFWKNVSIAGAFLLLAITGPGAISLDRR, from the coding sequence ATGAACTCACTACGTTATTTTGATTTTGGCACTGCCCGCCCCGTTTTATTATTAATTGCCCGTATCGCCGTGGTCTTAATTTTCATTATTTTTGGTTTTCCCAAAATGATGGGCTTTGGCGGTACGGTCCAATATATGGCCTCGCTGGGCGCACCAATGCCGATGCTGGCAGCGATTATTGCGGTAGTTATGGAAGTGCCCGCCGCGATATTAATCGTGCTTGGCTTTTTCACCCGTCCGCTGGCGGTGCTGTTTATTTTCTACACGCTGGGTACGGCGGTGATTGGCCACCATTACTGGGATATGACCGGCGATGCGGTTGGGCCAAATATGATTAATTTCTGGAAGAATGTCAGTATCGCTGGCGCATTCCTGCTGTTGGCAATTACCGGGCCGGGGGCGATTTCTCTCGATCGGCGTTAG